The genomic segment AGCTTCGATGGCTTCCATGTCCTCGTCGGAGAAACCGAAATGGTGGCCGATCTCGTGCACCAGCACGTGAGTGATGATCTGCCCGAGCGTCTCGCCATCCTCGTTGTCGGCCCAGTAATCGAGGATCGGGCGGCGGTAGAGCCAGATATGGTTGGGCATCTGCCCGGTATAGCCGAGAGAACCGCCCTGCGGCAGGCCAACGCCACGGAAGAGCCCGAGGATGTCGAACTCGGATTCGAGCTTCATCTCGGTCATGGTTTCTTCGTCGGGAAAGTCGGCAACGACGCAAGGGACGTCCGAAACCAGAGAACGGAACTCAGGAGGAAGGGCAGCAAAGGCGGCCGCTGCCATCTGCTCGAAATCATCGAGCGTGGGCGCCGCCAGGTTCGTCCAGGAATTGGTCTCGTCGGCCATGTCAGTCGTCGTCCTGCCGGAGTCGTTGAGGCGCCAGCTTAGCAGCCGCTGAAGGTCACCGGGCGCGAATAACCGTTCGGGCGATCGCGCACGTCCACATGGATGAAGCTACGGCCTGGATAGCACCCGAGCCCGCCTACGCCGCCATTGCGCATGGCGAAGGCGATCAGCTTTTCCTTGGGGACGCCGGGGATGTAGAAGTCCGCCGCCATGCACTTCATATGGTAGGAGTTATCCACGCCGCCGGCCTTGCCGTTGTGATAGCCGTCGCGATAGCCGGACTGCATGATCACCTTCTTGCCGAAATAGCCCTCGAAGTCCCAGATCACCAGGCGCAGCTTGGGCGAGATGCAGAAGGCGTTGACCTCGGAACTGGCCGTGACGGTGCCCCAGCTATTGGATTTGCCTCGATAGGCCGCATCGCTGCTGCTGGCGAAGATCGCCATCGGCAGGCAGCCGCTCAGGGAAACGGCGCACAGGAGCGCCAGCAGGATAGCACGCATCGACCACTCTCTGGCCCGACCTGGTGCAAAAATGCACCATCCAAGCCGGGTCCGATGATGGTCGTTAAAATATGATGGATTATGCTAACCGCCCGCTAACCCTGGTGGTTAACGGGCGGCTAACGGAAATCACCAGGCGCCGGTGTTGGGCATGGAAGCCCAGGGTTCCTGGGCGGGCAGGGTGCCATCCTGGATAAGCTCGACGGAAATGCCGTCGGGCGAGCGCACGAAAGCCATATGGCCGTCACGCGGCGGGCGATTGATGGTCACGCCCATGTCCATCAGATGCTGGCAAAGTGCGTAGATGTCCTTCACCCGATAGGCGAGGTGGCCGAAATTTCGTCCCCCCGTATATTCCTCCGGGTCCCAGTTGTAGGTCAGCTCGACTTCCCCGCCCTGGTCGCCGGGGGCGCGGAGGAAAATCAGCGTATAGCGGCCCCGTTCGTTATCGGACCGGCGAACCTCTTCAAGACCCAGCCCATCGCAGTAGAATTTAAGGCTTGCGTCGATATCGGTCACACGGACCATTGTATGCAGGTACTGCATGGGTCTTTCTCCCTATTTGTGGTGTCTAGCGGGCGCGCGAACCTAGCAAGGACGGCCGGTTTGCGGCAACAGAACAGCCTTCAAAGAAAAGGCGGGGGAAGCCGTAAACAAATTTGCAACCACTCCTTAACTTTTGGGTTTGAATCGGCCACACTGAGTCTGGGTTGTAGAGTACCTCGCGGCAGCGGGGCATGTATAAAATGAGGCATTGGGGGCATGGGGGGTAAGTTTTCACCCGAGAGTGGCGAGGCCGGAATCCCGAAACGGGAGGAGGCCAATGAACCGCAGCCTCAGGCCAGCGGCGCCAGTCCAGCACACGATATCGATGTTATCGAAATCGCCGGAACCATAAAATGGTTCGACGTGGCCAAGGGATTCGGTTTCATCGTTCCCGACAACGGCATGCCCGATGTGCTGCTGCACGTGACCTGCCTGCGCCGCGACGGCTATCAGACGGCTTATGAAGGCGCCCGCATCGTCGTGGAGGCCCTCAACCGGCCCGGCGGCCTGCAGGCGTTCCGCATCGTGTCGATGGACGAATCGACCGCGCTTCATCCCGCGCAATTGCCGGCGGCCCGCACGCATGTGACGGTCGAGCCCACGTCCAAGCTCGAGCGGCTGGAAGTGAAGTGGTTCAACCGTATCCGCGGCTTCGGCTTCCTTTCGGCAGGCGAGGGCGCTCCGGATATCTTCGTGCATATGGAGACGCTGCGCCGTTTCGGCATCACCGAACTGCGTCCGGGCCAATTCGTGCTCGTGCGGTACGGGACGGGTCCGAAGGGCCTTATGGTCGCCGAAATCAGGCCCGATGGTTGGGGCGACGCTCCTTCCTCCCACTAAAAGCTCCGACATGACCGCTTTGAGCCTCGAGTCCCGTAGTCCCGTTCTTGCGGCGACGAAGTTTTGCGGCCTCGCGTTCGCGGCCGTGATCGCCTTCCTGCCGCTTGCGGCGTGCAGCGACGAGACCAAGGCCGTGCTCCACACGGCGACGGGCAACTATACGTTCAATGTCGAGGTGGTCGACACCGACGCTACGCGCGCCAAGGGCCTGATGTTCCGCCAGGAACTGCCCAAGGACGACGGCATGCTGTTCGACTTCCTGACCGAACGGAACACCTCGTTCTGGATGCAGAACACCTTCATTCCGCTCGATATGATCTTCATCGGCGCCGACGGTACGGTGAAGACCATCCACGAGAACGCGCGCCCGTTCGACACGACGCCGATTCCTTCCCAGGTGCCGGTGCGCTACGTGCTCGAGATCGCGGGCGGCCGTTCAGATGAAATCGGGCTCAAGGTCGGCGACACCTTCGAGCACGACCGCATAAAGAAATAGCTCAGAGCCTGCTGATCACCACACAGTTGAGGATCGCCACCAGGTGCAGCATCGCGCCGGCGACCACGAAGACGTGCCAAAGCACGTTCTGGAACTTCAGCCGTTCCCATAGATGGAAAATGATACCGGCCGAATAGACGACGCCCCCGGCGAGCAGCAGCCAGAGCGTCGCGGGCGGCAAGCTTGCGCCCAGTGACTGGAACACCGCTACCCCACTCCAGCCGACTGCCAGGTAAAGCACGATGGCCAGGCGCCCGAAGCGCTCGGGCACGATGAGCTTGAGCGCGATGCCCACGATCGAGGCGCCCCAGACGAACGTGCCGAGCAGGATCGTTGTCGCCGAACCGCCCATGATCGCGAGGAATGGCGTGTAAGTGCCTGCGATGAAAAGGAAGATCGCTGCCTGGTCGAACCGCGCCAGCCAGCCCTTGATGGGTGAAACCGGTGAGAGGTTGTAAGCCAGGGAAACGGACAGCACTGCGAGTAGCGAGACGAGGTAGACGGTCAGGGCCGGCGCTTCCTTCGGCGCTGTCTGCATGAACGCGAACGCCAGGATGATCGACCCGATGGCGATCGCGGCCACGATGCCCACGACATGGACGACGCCGTCTGCAATGACTTCGGTAAGGGTGAAGGGGCGGGTCGGGCTGGCCCAGATCCTGCGGGCCGTCTGCGTCTGCGTCATAGTGGTTCTCTACTCTGCCCCGGCGCGGGGGCGGACCTTATCTCCGAAGGTTGGCCGGACTGTCCCCAGCCGTTTGCAGGGGCAATCTCCGGCGGTTGTCTGGACGGGCGCGCCTGGGCGTGGCGTTCCGAAGCCAGAGATCATGCACCCAATCGGCAGTCGAGGCCAAGCTTTCGGGCGCCGCGTTCCATAACGTTGCGGCCGATCTTGTTCCCAAGACCGGCCGCGACGCAAGACGATGAAGCTAGTGCTTAGTTGTTGAGGACCAGGGCGCCCTTGTCGGGAAGCCGAACCGCCGGCATCGGCGAGAAGTGAAGGTCCTGCGGCGCCCCGGGCGCGGCCAGGCCACCTGCACCCGACACCTGCTGACCGCCCTGCATGTCGCTCTGTTGGGCCTGCTTGTTATCGTCGGTGGCGCCGAGCTGGCCTTCGGCCTGCTTGTCGCCCTCGGACTTACTTTCCTCGGTGGTACCGACTTCCCCCATGATCTGGTCGCCGGCGTTGATATGCTCCTGAGCGGCCTGGATGTCTTCGGCGAGCGAGGTGGTGTAGGGGATTTCGTAGGCGCGCGGCGGCGCTACTGGGAGATGGTCCTCGTTGATTTCCTGCACCCACATGTAGACTGCCCCCGCCGCACCGGTCTTGCGGTCCGGCTCCTTTACATTGGTGGAGAGCAACTGGAAGCGGTCGGGCATCGGGCTGGTCGTCGGCCAGCCGACAAGGCCGGTAATGGCCAGATATGACCCAACGAAAGCCACGGCGGTGACCACGATCGCGCCCGCCTTGACCCACCAGCGCCAGAGCGAGGCGATGTTGAGGCTGAGCAGCAGCACGCCGAGCAGGATATAGACCCCGACGATGGAAAAGATGGTGGACTGGATCACTTTCGCACCTCGCGAATAAGCGAAATGGGCCGTGTGTTGACGTCGCTGACGTCCCCGTTCTCATCGAGCGTGAAGCGGACGGCGGTCTTCTCGTCGCCCTCATGGCTGAGCGTGAGGGTATCGTAGAAGATCACCTTGAGTTTCGGGTTGATCTTTTCGACCTTCACCGTGACCGGCACCGGCTGCTTTGAATCGTTGGTGAACTCGTAGACGTTGATGACGTACTCGCCCGGGATGATGCCGCGCACGCTCACCGTCTCCTGGCGCAGCGGCGAGGTGACGGTCTTGCCGTTGATCTCGACGCTGTTGAGGTAATTGCCGCGGTCGTCGCGGTCGAGCGAGAGGAAGCCGTTGGCCAGCGAGTGGTACCAGACGACATTGCCCAGCGGGTCCATCACATAGGTGTCGATGTCGTCCGGATTGTTGTCCGGCCAGGTCACCGTGATCAGCATCTCGGCCTTGATGTCCACCGTGCCGGTCTTCGACTCCTCCTTGATGAGGGCGAAGGCGATGAAGACCATGACGGTGAAGCCGAGCAGGGCATTGAAGAGGATGTCGGTGAACGGGACAAACGTCCCGTCATCGCTGCCGCCACCCGAAAACAGGCTATTGTCGTCCATTCGAACCCTGCTCCAGGGTCGGAATGACATAGATTTCCGTGATCTCGGTGACCAGGTCGAAGAGCTCGGCGATGGCTTTGTCGAGGAAATAGTACTCGAGCTTGAGGATGAGCGCGGTGGCGATGCCCGTCACCGTCACGTTGAGCGCGATGGCCATGCCGCCGGTCATGCCGGTGAGGGCAGGGCGCAGCGTCTCGGCGTCGAACGAGGTGATCTGGGCGATCGGGATGAGCATCAGTATGAAGCCGATGGCCGTGCCCAGGAGCGCCAGGCGCAGCAGTGCTTCGGAAATGAACCAGCCGAGCTTCTCGCGCGAGCGCAGGCGGTCGGCCAGAGCCCGCAGCAGCAGCGTCTGGTCGATGCGGCCGCCATTCTGCTTTTCGGCCTTAATGACGAGATTGCCGATGTGGGTGGTAAGCGTTCCGGGCGGCAGCAACTGTCCGTCTCCGGTGGTCACGCCCTCCTCGGTGACACGGAACCCCGATACGCGGGCCTTCGCAATGATCGAGCGGGCCTTGCGGGCCGACACCAGCTCCTGGGAGGTGATGACGGTCTGATAGAGGCACGCCAGCGCCGTAAAGGCGAAGATCACCAGAATGATCAGGGAGATTCGCGTGTGGTCGGTGGCGAGCATCGCCTGCACAAGCCCGAAGTGCCAGAGCGCCAGCATCGCTACCGCTACCAAGGCATTGAGCAGGATCCAGCGCAGCACCGGCGCGAAATCGCGCGCCTCTGCCGCCGGCGCAAGCACTGCGCCCCTAACGTCTGCCATAGTCCCCCAAATCTCCATTGAATTCGTTGCGTCGGTCGGTGGCTGTCACGCCGAACTTGCTTCCCGACGGAGGGCGACAGTATTCAATAGCACTGTTGGATTTCGTAATGCCCGGCATAAGTTTTGCCTTGGCTGGGTAGTGTGGCGGCCGAACGCAGGCAGATGTTGCCTTTCTCCCCGCTCTACACTATATCCGCGCAGCGTTCGGGGATTCCCCGGCGCGATTTCACACGCAAAGGCGGCCGTCCAGATTGAGCTGGCGTCCATCCGGTGGCGGGAAACCGTCGCATAGACCTTTGCGGAGGCACAACCGGTAAAGGAACGCTGCCAATGGCACTGCCTGATTTCTCCATGCGCCAACTCCTGGAAGCTGGCGTCCACTTCGGTCACCAGAAGCATCGCTGGAACCCGAAGATGGAACGCTACATCTTCGGCGTGCGCAACGACATCCATATTCTCGACCTGAGCCAGACGGTTCCGCAGCTGAGCCGCGCGCTGCAGCTGATCTCGGACACCGTCGCCGACGGCGGCCGCGTGCTCTTCGTGGGCACCAAGCGCCAGGCCGCCCCGCTCGTGGCCGAGGCTGCCCGCCAGTCCGCCCAGTACTTCGTGAACTCCCGCTGGCTCGGCGGCACGCTGACCAACTGGCAGACCATCTCGCACTCCATCGCTCGCCTGCGTGAGCTTGAGGCCCAGGAAGCCGAGGGCATGGAAGGCCTGACCAAGAAGGAGCGCCTGATGCGCTCGCGCGAGAAGGAGCGTCTCGAACGCGACCTCGGCGGCATCAAGGACATGGGCAACCTGCCGAACCTCCTGTTCGTGATCGACACGAACAAGGAAGCCAACGCGATCAAGGAGGCCCGTCGCCTGGGTATTCCGGTTGTCGCCATCGTCGATACGAACAGCGATCCGGATCTGGTCGACTACGCCATTCCGGGCAATGACGACGCCAGCCGCGCTCTCGAGCTCTACTGCTCGCTGGTCTCGCGCGCTGCCATCGACGGCATTGCGCGCTCGTCGGCCGCTGCTGGCGCCGACCTTGGTGCTTCGGTGGAGGCTCCCGTGGAGCCGGCCCTGACCGAAGTCCAGGAAAGCGACACCAACGCCTAATCGACCAGCCCGTTCATCGGGTTGACACACTGACATCCCAACTGTGCGGCTCCGGCAAAACGGGGCCGCCAAAGAGGTGACATTATGGAAATCACTGCTGCCAAGGTTAAAGAACTCCGCGAGATGACCGGCGTCGGCATGATGGACTGCAAGAAGGCCTTGCAGGAAACCAACGGCGACATGGACGCGGCGATCGATTGGCTGCGCACGCGTGGCCTGGCCAAGGCCGCCAAGAAGGCCGGTCGCGTTGCGGCTGAAGGTCTGGTCGGCGTTGCCATCGACGGTAACCGCGGCGCCATCGTCGAAGTAAACTCGGAAACCGACTTCGTTGCCCGCAACGAGCAGTTCCAGACCATCGTCAGCAACGTCGCCAAGCTGGCGCTCGATGCCGATGGCGACGTCGCTCGCCTGAGCGAAATGCCCTATCCCGGTTCGGGTCGCTCCGTTTCGGGTGAACTGACCGATGCCATCGCCACCATCGGCGAGAACATGAACCTGCGTCGCACCGCGATCATCGAGGTCAAGGACGGCGTTATCGGCAACTACGTGCACAACACGGTCAAGCCGGGTCTGGGTAAGCTGGGCATCATTGTCGGTCTCGAATCGACCGGCAACAAGGACGCTCTGGCTGCCCTGGGCAAGCAGATCGCCATGCACATCGCCAACACCAACCCGCTGTCGGTGTCGCCGGACGACCTGGATCCGACCGTCGTTGCCCGCGAGCGCACCGTGTTCGCCGAGCAGGCCAAGGAATCGGGCAAGCCCGCCGAGATCATCGAGAAGATGGTGGAAGGCCGCGTCCGCAAGTTCTACGAGGAAGTCACGCTCCTGGCGCAGACCTTCGTGATCGACGGCGAGACCAAGATCTCGGACGTTCTCAAGAACGCCGAGAAGGAAGTTGGCGCCCCGGTCAAGCTGACCGCCTTCGTGCGCTATGCCCTCGGTGAAGGCATCGAGAAGGCCGAGAGCGACTTCGCCGCTGAAGTCGCCGCCGCTGCCGGCGCCTGATCGCCCGCAATATTCCCGCTCCCCGCATGACAATTGCGGGGAGCGGTTTGATTTGCGCCTTAGTTGGGCGCCTTATATCCAATAGTGCATTTTCTAGTAACTGCCGGTATCCAATCGGGCGGAAAATGCTCTAACGTCTAGCCGGCGCCAGCGGAATCGAAGCTCGGGTGCGGCAGTTAGAGGGGTCGGCCGGTGACGAAATCCGCATATAGACGCATTCTGCTCAAGGTCTCCGGCGAGGTCCTGGCCGGTGATCAGTCATTCGGCATCGAGCCTGAATTCCTCAAGGGCATGGCGCAGCAGATCGCCGACGTCGCCAAGTCCGGGGTCCAGATCGGCATCGTGATCGGCGCCGGAAACATCTTCCGCGGCATGACGGTGGCTGCCAATGGCACCGACCGCGTGACCGCGGACCTCATGGGCATGCTGGGTACGGTGATCAACTCCCTCGCCCTTTCGAACGCCATCACCAGGGCAGGGGTGAAGTCCAAGGTATTCAGCGCCGTGAGCATGCCTTCGGTCGCTGACACCTTCACCGCGCGCGCCGCCAAGGCTGCGCTGGACGAGGGTTTCGTGGTGGTCCTCGCCGGTGGCACCGGCAACCCCTTCTTCACCACCGACACCGCCGCCGCGCTCAAGGCGATCGAACTCGATTGCGACGTGCTCCTCAAGGGCACCAAGGTGGATGGCGTCTATTCGGAAGATCCGTTCAAGAACCCCGACGCCAAGCGCTTCGACACGATCAGCCATGAAGAAGTCATTGCACGAAATCTTCAGGTGATGGACACGGCGGCCTTCGCGCTTGCCCGGGACAACGGGTTGCCGATATTAGTCTACGCGCTTGACGACAAAGAAGGCCTCGCCGGCGTCCTGGAAGGACGCACGCGCTCCACGCGCGTCGGCTAAGGCCAGGAAAATAGTAAGGAAATAGATCCATGGCAGAAACCTTTTCGCTCGAGGCTCTCAAGACCCGCATGCA from the Youhaiella tibetensis genome contains:
- the rpsB gene encoding 30S ribosomal protein S2, which translates into the protein MALPDFSMRQLLEAGVHFGHQKHRWNPKMERYIFGVRNDIHILDLSQTVPQLSRALQLISDTVADGGRVLFVGTKRQAAPLVAEAARQSAQYFVNSRWLGGTLTNWQTISHSIARLRELEAQEAEGMEGLTKKERLMRSREKERLERDLGGIKDMGNLPNLLFVIDTNKEANAIKEARRLGIPVVAIVDTNSDPDLVDYAIPGNDDASRALELYCSLVSRAAIDGIARSSAAAGADLGASVEAPVEPALTEVQESDTNA
- a CDS encoding MotA/TolQ/ExbB proton channel family protein, with translation MADVRGAVLAPAAEARDFAPVLRWILLNALVAVAMLALWHFGLVQAMLATDHTRISLIILVIFAFTALACLYQTVITSQELVSARKARSIIAKARVSGFRVTEEGVTTGDGQLLPPGTLTTHIGNLVIKAEKQNGGRIDQTLLLRALADRLRSREKLGWFISEALLRLALLGTAIGFILMLIPIAQITSFDAETLRPALTGMTGGMAIALNVTVTGIATALILKLEYYFLDKAIAELFDLVTEITEIYVIPTLEQGSNGRQ
- the trhA gene encoding PAQR family membrane homeostasis protein TrhA, whose protein sequence is MTQTQTARRIWASPTRPFTLTEVIADGVVHVVGIVAAIAIGSIILAFAFMQTAPKEAPALTVYLVSLLAVLSVSLAYNLSPVSPIKGWLARFDQAAIFLFIAGTYTPFLAIMGGSATTILLGTFVWGASIVGIALKLIVPERFGRLAIVLYLAVGWSGVAVFQSLGASLPPATLWLLLAGGVVYSAGIIFHLWERLKFQNVLWHVFVVAGAMLHLVAILNCVVISRL
- the tsf gene encoding translation elongation factor Ts, whose protein sequence is MEITAAKVKELREMTGVGMMDCKKALQETNGDMDAAIDWLRTRGLAKAAKKAGRVAAEGLVGVAIDGNRGAIVEVNSETDFVARNEQFQTIVSNVAKLALDADGDVARLSEMPYPGSGRSVSGELTDAIATIGENMNLRRTAIIEVKDGVIGNYVHNTVKPGLGKLGIIVGLESTGNKDALAALGKQIAMHIANTNPLSVSPDDLDPTVVARERTVFAEQAKESGKPAEIIEKMVEGRVRKFYEEVTLLAQTFVIDGETKISDVLKNAEKEVGAPVKLTAFVRYALGEGIEKAESDFAAEVAAAAGA
- a CDS encoding VOC family protein, which encodes MQYLHTMVRVTDIDASLKFYCDGLGLEEVRRSDNERGRYTLIFLRAPGDQGGEVELTYNWDPEEYTGGRNFGHLAYRVKDIYALCQHLMDMGVTINRPPRDGHMAFVRSPDGISVELIQDGTLPAQEPWASMPNTGAW
- a CDS encoding metallopeptidase family protein; amino-acid sequence: MADETNSWTNLAAPTLDDFEQMAAAAFAALPPEFRSLVSDVPCVVADFPDEETMTEMKLESEFDILGLFRGVGLPQGGSLGYTGQMPNHIWLYRRPILDYWADNEDGETLGQIITHVLVHEIGHHFGFSDEDMEAIEASADTD
- a CDS encoding YcbK family protein; the protein is MRAILLALLCAVSLSGCLPMAIFASSSDAAYRGKSNSWGTVTASSEVNAFCISPKLRLVIWDFEGYFGKKVIMQSGYRDGYHNGKAGGVDNSYHMKCMAADFYIPGVPKEKLIAFAMRNGGVGGLGCYPGRSFIHVDVRDRPNGYSRPVTFSGC
- the pyrH gene encoding UMP kinase, which codes for MTKSAYRRILLKVSGEVLAGDQSFGIEPEFLKGMAQQIADVAKSGVQIGIVIGAGNIFRGMTVAANGTDRVTADLMGMLGTVINSLALSNAITRAGVKSKVFSAVSMPSVADTFTARAAKAALDEGFVVVLAGGTGNPFFTTDTAAALKAIELDCDVLLKGTKVDGVYSEDPFKNPDAKRFDTISHEEVIARNLQVMDTAAFALARDNGLPILVYALDDKEGLAGVLEGRTRSTRVG
- a CDS encoding DUF192 domain-containing protein, with the protein product MTALSLESRSPVLAATKFCGLAFAAVIAFLPLAACSDETKAVLHTATGNYTFNVEVVDTDATRAKGLMFRQELPKDDGMLFDFLTERNTSFWMQNTFIPLDMIFIGADGTVKTIHENARPFDTTPIPSQVPVRYVLEIAGGRSDEIGLKVGDTFEHDRIKK
- a CDS encoding cold-shock protein; the encoded protein is MGGKFSPESGEAGIPKREEANEPQPQASGASPAHDIDVIEIAGTIKWFDVAKGFGFIVPDNGMPDVLLHVTCLRRDGYQTAYEGARIVVEALNRPGGLQAFRIVSMDESTALHPAQLPAARTHVTVEPTSKLERLEVKWFNRIRGFGFLSAGEGAPDIFVHMETLRRFGITELRPGQFVLVRYGTGPKGLMVAEIRPDGWGDAPSSH